A stretch of Clostridium formicaceticum DNA encodes these proteins:
- a CDS encoding methyl-accepting chemotaxis protein has protein sequence MKSIKTKLILYFSTLILLSSIALGGISIQRASKFLAEEAEKSLASLAFEASRLAESRVEIQKSTLEMIAARTDIQSMNWEEQQSVLKRQVERTNFFDLAVVHPDGTTYHLDGTTSQLGNTDYIKRALKGEVNVSDLLVIENRPILMYAAPIEEKGQVVGVLVGYREGIALSNIIEDTGYGNGGYAYMINRQGTIVAHPERDRVSDQHNPIQEAQYDESEKSVAALFEKILEEKTGISSYTLEGNSLYAGYAPIEDTDWIVVITANEEEVLSAVPSLQKAILLFTVIVLLVSITIAYFIGNSITKPIIKTVQLSEKIASLDITGDITGDLLQKKDEIGVLSKALQSITDSLREITREMNHSSQQVAAASEELSATSQQSAAAAEEVSKTIEEIATSVANQAESTEEGSSKAILLGKTIEKDQISMKNLNDSSNKVAEAVDKGLKEINNLLKITEESNSATKEIYDVILKTNDSSNKIVEASSVIASIAEQTNLLALNAAIEAARAGDAGRGFAVVAEEIRKLAEQSAASTKTIDGIVAELQGNAEDAVKTMERAVSISKEQTDSVNSSKDKYMLIDEAMKGAEKAMEELNLSADEMIKMKNEILNTLQNLSAIAEENSAAAKQAATSMEEQTASTEEIASASENLSNLAQNLQAVIERFKM, from the coding sequence ATGAAAAGTATTAAAACAAAACTGATTCTTTATTTTTCTACCTTAATTTTATTATCATCTATTGCTTTGGGGGGGATTTCCATACAAAGAGCCAGCAAATTTCTTGCTGAAGAAGCTGAAAAAAGTTTGGCTTCCCTAGCATTTGAAGCTTCGAGACTAGCGGAGAGTCGTGTCGAAATTCAAAAAAGCACCTTGGAAATGATAGCAGCAAGGACAGACATCCAAAGCATGAACTGGGAGGAACAACAGTCTGTGTTGAAAAGGCAAGTGGAAAGAACAAATTTTTTTGATCTTGCTGTTGTCCACCCTGATGGCACAACTTATCATTTAGATGGTACAACAAGTCAGTTAGGAAATACAGACTATATAAAAAGAGCTCTAAAGGGAGAGGTAAATGTATCGGACTTGTTGGTTATTGAAAATAGACCTATTTTAATGTATGCTGCCCCTATTGAGGAGAAAGGTCAAGTAGTAGGCGTTTTAGTAGGTTATAGAGAGGGAATTGCTTTAAGTAATATTATAGAAGACACTGGTTATGGTAATGGTGGCTATGCGTATATGATCAATCGCCAGGGGACAATCGTGGCTCATCCGGAGCGTGATAGAGTATCGGATCAGCATAATCCAATTCAAGAAGCACAGTATGATGAAAGTGAAAAATCTGTAGCAGCACTCTTTGAGAAAATTTTAGAAGAAAAGACTGGCATCAGCAGCTATACGCTTGAAGGAAATAGTCTATATGCTGGGTATGCGCCTATCGAAGATACTGATTGGATCGTAGTTATTACTGCCAATGAGGAAGAGGTTTTATCTGCAGTTCCTTCATTACAAAAAGCTATTCTATTGTTTACGGTGATTGTTTTGCTAGTAAGCATAACGATTGCGTATTTCATTGGTAATTCCATAACAAAACCGATCATTAAAACGGTACAACTTTCAGAAAAGATAGCAAGTTTAGATATTACAGGAGATATAACGGGGGATCTTCTTCAAAAGAAAGATGAGATTGGGGTATTATCAAAAGCACTGCAAAGCATCACGGATAGTCTTAGAGAAATTACTAGGGAAATGAATCATTCCTCCCAACAGGTAGCTGCTGCTTCAGAAGAACTATCTGCTACATCGCAACAGTCAGCAGCGGCCGCTGAAGAAGTATCAAAAACAATAGAAGAAATAGCCACCAGCGTTGCTAATCAAGCGGAAAGTACAGAAGAAGGTTCCTCAAAAGCTATTTTACTAGGGAAGACTATAGAAAAAGATCAGATATCTATGAAAAATTTAAATGATTCTTCCAATAAGGTAGCAGAAGCAGTTGATAAGGGATTAAAAGAAATTAATAATTTATTAAAGATAACAGAAGAAAGTAACAGTGCAACAAAAGAGATTTATGACGTTATCTTAAAAACCAACGATAGCTCTAACAAAATTGTAGAAGCCAGCAGTGTAATTGCTTCTATAGCAGAGCAAACGAATTTATTAGCTTTAAATGCTGCTATAGAGGCAGCAAGGGCAGGAGATGCAGGGAGAGGATTTGCAGTAGTAGCTGAAGAGATTAGAAAATTAGCAGAACAATCAGCCGCTTCTACAAAAACCATCGATGGTATCGTTGCCGAGTTGCAAGGTAATGCTGAAGATGCTGTAAAGACAATGGAAAGGGCAGTCAGTATATCTAAAGAGCAAACAGATAGCGTAAATAGCAGTAAAGACAAATATATGTTAATAGATGAGGCAATGAAGGGTGCAGAAAAAGCCATGGAGGAGTTAAACCTTTCAGCCGATGAGATGATAAAGATGAAAAATGAGATACTGAACACCTTACAAAATCTTTCTGCTATTGCAGAAGAAAATTCAGCAGCTGCTAAACAAGCTGCAACATCTATGGAGGAACAGACTGCTTCTACAGAAGAGATTGCAAGTGCCAGTGAGAATCTATCAAATTTAGCACAAAATCTACAGGCAGTGATTGAGAGATTTAAGATGTAA
- a CDS encoding nitroreductase family protein yields the protein MSKDFYTSVKDRRSIYGIDKETVVSDERILEVIQHAVEHTPSAFNSQSGRVVLLLGKAHDQLWDITKKILKEIVPEENYPQTEEKINSFRNGYGSVLFFEDQNIVAGLQEKFPAYQENFPIWSQQASGMLQYVVWTSLEIEGFGASLQHYNPLIDDEVRKTWNIPSHWKLIAQLPFGKPTAAAGDKEIQPLEERVKVFK from the coding sequence ATGAGTAAAGATTTTTATACATCAGTAAAAGATAGACGTTCTATTTATGGTATTGATAAAGAAACAGTTGTTTCCGATGAAAGAATATTAGAAGTAATTCAACACGCAGTGGAGCACACTCCTTCAGCATTTAATTCTCAAAGTGGGAGAGTGGTACTGTTATTAGGGAAAGCACATGATCAATTATGGGATATAACTAAAAAGATTCTGAAAGAAATTGTTCCCGAAGAAAATTACCCTCAAACAGAAGAAAAAATCAATAGTTTTCGTAATGGTTATGGATCAGTTTTGTTTTTTGAAGACCAAAATATAGTAGCAGGTCTCCAAGAAAAATTTCCTGCCTATCAGGAAAATTTCCCTATTTGGTCTCAGCAAGCTTCTGGCATGTTGCAATATGTTGTTTGGACATCTCTAGAAATTGAAGGTTTTGGCGCTTCCTTGCAGCATTACAACCCTCTTATTGATGATGAGGTGAGGAAAACTTGGAATATTCCAAGTCATTGGAAACTCATTGCCCAGCTTCCTTTTGGGAAACCAACTGCTGCTGCAGGAGATAAGGAAATTCAACCACTGGAGGAAAGGGTGAAGGTATTTAAATAG
- a CDS encoding TetR/AcrR family transcriptional regulator — translation MELLHRKERIILSTIEVIDEYGIQGFSTREVARRQGISESTIFKHFGSKNQLILAVLDHYSQYDEDIIKSIELKKIRGVEAINYFIQAYTTYYENYPAITAITQVYDILNNNSELAGTIKKIFITRIKAMERFVREAQEEGAISFDVDAEKLAIIMVGSYRTICLKWRMERYSFSLKEQVLSTLKMILDVFIKYAAN, via the coding sequence TTGGAATTGTTACACAGAAAAGAAAGAATTATTCTCTCTACCATTGAAGTGATAGATGAGTATGGCATACAGGGGTTTTCAACCAGAGAGGTAGCGAGAAGACAAGGGATATCAGAAAGTACTATATTCAAACATTTTGGAAGCAAAAATCAGTTAATTCTTGCGGTGTTAGATCATTACTCGCAATATGATGAAGATATTATTAAATCTATTGAGCTCAAAAAAATAAGAGGGGTTGAAGCGATTAATTACTTTATACAGGCTTATACTACCTATTATGAAAACTATCCTGCGATCACAGCTATTACACAAGTATACGATATATTGAACAATAATTCTGAGCTGGCTGGAACAATAAAGAAAATTTTTATTACTCGTATTAAGGCAATGGAGAGGTTCGTCAGGGAAGCGCAAGAAGAAGGGGCTATCTCTTTTGATGTCGATGCTGAAAAGTTAGCAATAATAATGGTTGGTTCTTATAGAACAATCTGCTTAAAGTGGCGGATGGAGAGATATAGTTTTTCTCTAAAGGAGCAAGTTCTATCAACATTAAAAATGATTTTAGATGTTTTTATTAAGTACGCTGCAAATTAA
- a CDS encoding heavy metal translocating P-type ATPase: MNALNVNKSNTVYFRRYFFDEAYRTITLTTLSGIFLIISWFGWFENILPFDAAWVSIIISGSPILRSAAIGIIKEFDIKAGLLVSIALIASVSIGEYFAAGEIAFIMMLGEILEDRTVRKAQEGIKKLIHLTPQTATIRTASGEMKIPASDVKVGDLLLIKPGEAIPVDGIITHGMSTINQSILTGESMPVDKTVGDEVYIGTLNQLGAIEVEATKVGEDTSLSKLIRLVKDAEKKKAPVVRIADKMANVIVPLALLLSLLTYIFTQDITRAVTILVVFCPCALVLATPTAIVAGIGNAAKRGILIKSGEALEKMGKVDTIAFDKTGTITVGKPEVVDIISISENYTEDFLLRTASVAEKFSEHPLGKAIYAKAQEKLLDIPDPDSFRIELGQGVLSTIQGKKVLVGNLKLLQENNIKISQEYEKKITFYESQGKTVMNIAIEDMAVGLITVADRIKDHTLNTMKQLKKIGIKDLLLLTGDNKNTALFIAEKVGIDEVYSQQLPEDKVKVIEKQLENQKKVCMIGDGINDAPALAIANVGVAMGALGTDVAIETADIALMSDDISKVPELITLSKKVFRKIVVNIFLAMFINIAAIILAMLGMINPVVGALVHNLGSIVVVMNSTTLLKLKA; the protein is encoded by the coding sequence ATGAATGCTTTAAATGTAAATAAGTCAAACACTGTGTATTTTAGAAGGTATTTTTTTGATGAAGCGTATAGAACGATTACTCTAACCACGCTATCCGGTATATTCCTTATCATCAGCTGGTTTGGGTGGTTTGAAAATATACTACCCTTTGACGCAGCTTGGGTGAGTATTATTATTAGTGGTAGTCCCATACTTCGTTCAGCAGCCATTGGAATAATAAAAGAATTTGATATAAAAGCTGGGTTGCTTGTTAGCATTGCCCTTATAGCTTCTGTGTCAATAGGAGAGTATTTTGCAGCGGGGGAAATAGCCTTTATTATGATGCTGGGTGAAATACTAGAGGATAGAACTGTTAGAAAGGCCCAGGAGGGCATTAAAAAACTCATTCACTTAACGCCACAAACCGCCACCATTAGGACAGCATCAGGGGAAATGAAGATACCTGCCAGTGATGTGAAAGTAGGGGATTTGTTGTTAATAAAACCAGGCGAAGCAATTCCTGTGGACGGCATCATCACCCATGGAATGTCTACAATTAACCAATCTATTCTTACTGGAGAATCTATGCCGGTTGATAAAACAGTAGGTGATGAAGTTTACATAGGCACACTAAATCAACTAGGCGCTATCGAGGTGGAGGCTACCAAAGTTGGGGAAGATACTTCTTTATCCAAGTTAATACGTTTAGTAAAGGATGCGGAAAAGAAAAAGGCACCTGTTGTTAGGATTGCTGACAAAATGGCTAATGTTATTGTTCCTTTAGCTTTGTTGCTATCTCTACTGACCTATATTTTCACACAGGATATAACAAGAGCAGTTACCATTTTAGTTGTATTTTGTCCCTGTGCTTTAGTTCTAGCTACCCCTACTGCCATTGTGGCGGGTATTGGTAATGCTGCAAAACGAGGAATCCTTATTAAAAGTGGAGAGGCCTTAGAAAAAATGGGAAAAGTAGATACCATAGCCTTTGATAAAACTGGCACAATCACGGTGGGGAAACCAGAAGTTGTAGATATTATTAGCATTTCTGAAAATTATACAGAAGACTTTCTTCTTCGAACAGCATCAGTTGCTGAAAAGTTTTCTGAGCATCCTCTAGGCAAAGCTATTTATGCGAAAGCCCAAGAAAAACTTTTAGATATTCCTGATCCTGATAGCTTCAGAATTGAACTAGGTCAGGGTGTTCTTTCCACTATACAAGGAAAAAAGGTATTGGTGGGTAATCTAAAGCTACTTCAAGAAAATAATATTAAAATTTCGCAGGAATATGAAAAGAAAATAACTTTTTACGAAAGTCAAGGGAAAACCGTAATGAATATTGCTATCGAAGATATGGCTGTTGGACTCATCACCGTAGCTGATAGAATCAAAGATCATACATTAAATACCATGAAGCAGTTGAAAAAGATAGGTATCAAAGATCTTTTGTTATTAACAGGAGATAATAAAAATACAGCCCTTTTTATCGCTGAAAAGGTGGGAATTGATGAAGTTTATTCTCAACAGTTACCAGAAGATAAAGTAAAGGTTATTGAAAAGCAGCTGGAGAATCAAAAAAAGGTTTGTATGATTGGAGATGGCATCAACGATGCACCTGCATTGGCCATAGCTAATGTTGGGGTTGCTATGGGTGCATTAGGTACGGATGTAGCAATTGAAACCGCTGATATCGCTTTAATGTCAGATGATATCAGTAAGGTCCCAGAACTAATCACTCTATCAAAAAAAGTGTTTAGAAAAATTGTAGTCAATATCTTTTTAGCCATGTTCATTAATATCGCAGCGATTATCCTTGCTATGTTAGGGATGATTAATCCCGTAGTTGGTGCCCTAGTACATAATTTAGGTTCCATTGTAGTTGTCATGAACTCCACAACATTATTAAAACTAAAAGCTTAG
- the trxA gene encoding thioredoxin TrxA, producing MLEVDKDNFQAEVLEADGFVLVDYWSESCEPCKALMPSIIELAEKYKDNMKFCKLETTKARRLAIKEKVLGLPTIAVYGRGVKLEELTNENATPENIEAMIRKFIYWD from the coding sequence TTGTTAGAAGTAGATAAAGATAATTTTCAAGCAGAAGTGCTAGAAGCTGATGGCTTTGTTTTGGTGGATTATTGGAGTGAAAGCTGTGAGCCCTGCAAAGCCTTAATGCCTTCTATCATAGAACTGGCGGAGAAGTACAAAGACAATATGAAATTCTGTAAATTAGAAACTACAAAGGCTAGAAGACTTGCTATTAAGGAGAAAGTGCTGGGCCTACCTACAATTGCTGTTTATGGCAGAGGTGTAAAATTAGAAGAATTAACAAATGAGAATGCTACGCCTGAAAATATCGAAGCAATGATCAGGAAGTTTATCTATTGGGATTAG
- a CDS encoding metal-sensitive transcriptional regulator produces MADCYDIKSVCNRLSKIEGHVKGIKKMVEEKRPCEDILTQIAAIESAIHRVGQIVLEDHLKGCVINGIKEGKEEETIKKLKSALSKFI; encoded by the coding sequence TTGGCTGATTGTTATGATATAAAAAGTGTTTGTAATCGACTGTCAAAAATAGAAGGTCATGTGAAAGGTATTAAAAAGATGGTAGAAGAAAAAAGGCCTTGTGAAGATATCCTTACGCAAATAGCTGCTATTGAATCTGCCATACACAGAGTTGGTCAGATTGTCTTAGAAGATCACTTAAAAGGCTGTGTCATCAATGGGATTAAAGAAGGCAAAGAGGAGGAAACGATAAAAAAATTAAAATCTGCTCTCAGTAAGTTTATTTAA
- a CDS encoding methyl-accepting chemotaxis protein yields the protein MRWISNLKIRVKLVSSFIIIALLIGVVGVIGINNMRTIDSRGRGIYENDFLPAQQLTQIQKAVLSVRSEYLLMLYEGDKSRFQQRVDTINRLTEESNRILTEFESTIQSNEVRSLFNDLKNDLTSYRNIRTEHIGMIQTERFEEAEARIGEFAAARERVEQGIERLIEENINTAALTVQQNTADYRKQSMIMMAVIVLGILLAIGLGLFIANKISKPIAEIVEGANRIAEGDLNVMINIHTKDEVGILAEAFRTMTENINEVMTNISAASEQVASGSKQMSDSSMALSEGATEQASSIEELTASLEEISAQTRQNALNADSANQLAETAESNATQGNHQMQEMLKAMEEINDASSNISKIIKVIDEIAFQTNILALNAAVEAARAGQHGKGFAVVAEEVRNLAARSANAAKETTAMIEGSIKKVEGGTNIANETAAALNKIVKDVAEVAHLVKDIALASNEQDAGINQVSQGISQISEVIQTNSATAEESAAASEELASQAELLKQQISKFQLKRNKATAYRGMEEMNPEILEALEDMRERKKGSGQETISKIALSDGEFGKY from the coding sequence ATGAGATGGATAAGCAATTTAAAAATAAGGGTAAAATTAGTAAGTAGTTTTATTATCATAGCGCTTTTGATCGGTGTTGTGGGCGTCATAGGCATTAATAATATGCGTACTATTGACAGCAGAGGAAGAGGGATCTATGAAAACGATTTTCTACCTGCACAACAATTAACCCAAATTCAAAAAGCAGTACTTAGCGTTCGGTCGGAATATCTTTTAATGCTATATGAAGGGGATAAGTCAAGATTTCAGCAGAGAGTAGACACAATAAACCGTTTAACAGAAGAAAGTAATAGGATTCTTACTGAATTTGAATCCACCATTCAATCAAATGAAGTCAGAAGTTTGTTTAATGACTTAAAGAATGACCTTACCAGTTATCGAAACATTCGAACCGAACATATAGGGATGATACAAACTGAAAGGTTCGAAGAAGCAGAAGCAAGAATTGGTGAATTTGCTGCAGCTAGAGAAAGGGTAGAGCAAGGCATAGAAAGATTAATAGAAGAAAATATCAATACTGCTGCCCTGACGGTTCAACAAAATACAGCAGACTACAGAAAGCAATCCATGATAATGATGGCTGTCATTGTTCTAGGAATACTGCTGGCCATAGGACTAGGGTTATTTATCGCTAATAAGATTAGCAAGCCGATTGCTGAAATCGTAGAGGGTGCCAACCGAATTGCTGAAGGAGATCTTAATGTCATGATCAATATACATACGAAAGATGAGGTAGGCATATTAGCGGAGGCCTTTAGGACCATGACTGAAAATATCAATGAAGTCATGACAAATATCAGTGCAGCTTCAGAGCAGGTTGCATCTGGTTCCAAACAAATGTCGGACTCCAGCATGGCCTTATCCGAAGGGGCTACGGAACAGGCAAGTTCCATTGAAGAATTAACAGCTTCCCTAGAAGAAATTTCTGCTCAAACCAGACAAAATGCCCTGAATGCAGATAGTGCAAATCAATTAGCAGAAACTGCTGAATCAAATGCTACGCAAGGGAATCATCAAATGCAGGAAATGCTCAAAGCCATGGAAGAAATTAATGATGCCTCCAGTAATATTTCTAAAATCATTAAAGTAATTGACGAAATTGCCTTCCAGACAAATATTCTTGCATTAAATGCAGCGGTTGAAGCTGCCAGGGCAGGGCAGCATGGTAAGGGATTTGCAGTAGTGGCGGAAGAGGTGAGGAATCTTGCTGCTAGAAGTGCCAATGCAGCTAAGGAGACAACGGCTATGATTGAAGGATCCATTAAAAAGGTAGAGGGTGGTACAAATATAGCAAATGAAACTGCTGCTGCCTTAAATAAAATTGTAAAGGATGTAGCAGAAGTAGCTCATTTGGTAAAGGATATAGCCCTTGCCTCTAATGAACAGGATGCAGGGATTAACCAAGTGAGCCAAGGTATTAGCCAAATATCAGAAGTAATTCAAACGAACTCTGCTACCGCAGAAGAGAGTGCTGCTGCCAGTGAAGAGTTGGCTAGTCAAGCAGAACTTCTGAAACAACAAATTAGTAAGTTTCAATTAAAAAGAAATAAGGCTACTGCCTATAGAGGAATGGAAGAAATGAATCCAGAGATACTAGAGGCATTGGAAGATATGAGGGAGAGAAAAAAGGGAAGCGGACAAGAAACCATCTCCAAGATAGCATTAAGTGATGGAGAGTTTGGTAAATATTAA
- a CDS encoding chemotaxis protein CheA gives MSDQSYYEPMLDMFIFETVQLITQLEQSILCSEKASCYNEADINEIFRIMHTIKGSSAMMLFNNISALAHSIEDLFFFLREEKLQQLDCSMLCDLVLEGVDFIKVEIEKIKNGDDANGDASILIGNIEDFLALLKQENSFSQVEEVQKNADRKQQYYIRQEKIAAPFNTNVFRAIIHFEEGCEMENIRAYTVIHNIQEITQEFCHFPQDIIDNNNSSEVIREKGFKLLLKTNKTYEEVYELLMQTIFLKELQLTELQDDEEFYSSVEPKNILLEDQVIKVPKLQEKETKNTATQQNMISVSVTKLDKLMDLMGEMVIAEAMVIQNPDLRDLNLDNFHKAAAQLHKITNELQDVVMSIRMVSLSATFHKMHRIVRDMSKKLDKEVVLEIIGEETEVDKNIIEHISDPLMHLVRNAIDHGIETPEEREKKGKAPRAIVTLEAKNAGSDVLVIVKDDGKGLNKHKILQRAKENGLLSKVEDEMRDREIYNLILLPGFSTKDSITEFSGRGVGMDVVTKNIETIGGSISVDSIEDKGTIITLKIPITLAIIDGMNIRVGTSRYTLPIMNIKESFRPKEEDIIKDPDGNEMIMIRSQCYPILRLHQIYGLKTETEKLTEGILIMVEQDDKSVCIFADELLGQQQVVVKPLPTYIKNIKKIGGLAGCTLLGDGNISLILDIAGLINFKRKGKDENNFIK, from the coding sequence TTGTCCGATCAGTCTTATTATGAACCTATGTTGGACATGTTTATATTCGAAACCGTTCAGCTTATAACACAGCTTGAGCAGTCCATTTTATGTAGTGAAAAGGCAAGCTGTTATAACGAAGCTGATATTAATGAAATTTTTCGTATCATGCACACCATTAAAGGTTCTTCTGCCATGATGTTATTTAATAATATTTCTGCACTTGCCCATTCTATTGAAGATCTATTCTTTTTTTTGCGGGAAGAAAAGCTTCAGCAGCTTGATTGTTCTATGCTTTGTGATTTAGTCCTAGAGGGTGTTGATTTTATTAAGGTAGAAATAGAAAAAATCAAAAATGGGGATGATGCGAATGGCGACGCATCGATCCTTATTGGTAATATAGAGGATTTTTTAGCGCTTCTAAAACAAGAGAATTCCTTTTCGCAAGTTGAAGAAGTACAGAAAAATGCTGATAGAAAGCAGCAATACTATATTCGACAGGAGAAGATAGCAGCTCCTTTTAATACCAATGTGTTTCGAGCAATCATACACTTTGAGGAAGGTTGTGAAATGGAAAACATACGGGCCTATACTGTGATCCACAATATTCAGGAGATCACGCAAGAATTTTGTCATTTTCCACAGGACATTATCGACAATAATAATAGTAGTGAAGTGATTAGAGAAAAGGGTTTTAAACTTTTGTTAAAGACAAATAAAACTTATGAAGAAGTGTATGAACTTCTTATGCAGACCATCTTCCTTAAGGAATTACAGCTTACCGAGCTACAGGACGATGAAGAATTTTATTCCTCTGTAGAACCTAAAAATATTCTATTAGAGGACCAGGTCATTAAAGTACCAAAGTTGCAGGAAAAAGAGACAAAAAACACTGCTACACAGCAAAACATGATTAGTGTAAGTGTGACAAAGTTAGACAAACTTATGGACTTAATGGGAGAAATGGTGATTGCAGAGGCAATGGTTATACAAAATCCTGATTTGCGAGATTTGAATCTTGATAATTTTCATAAAGCTGCAGCGCAGCTTCATAAAATCACCAATGAGTTGCAGGATGTGGTGATGTCGATTCGCATGGTGTCTCTTTCGGCTACTTTCCACAAAATGCACCGTATTGTGAGGGATATGTCTAAAAAGCTTGATAAGGAAGTCGTTCTGGAGATTATTGGTGAAGAGACTGAAGTAGATAAAAATATTATAGAGCACATTTCTGACCCTTTGATGCATCTTGTACGAAATGCTATTGATCATGGTATTGAGACCCCTGAAGAAAGGGAGAAAAAAGGTAAAGCACCACGGGCTATTGTCACACTGGAAGCGAAAAATGCTGGCAGTGATGTGCTGGTTATCGTAAAGGATGATGGAAAGGGCTTGAATAAACATAAAATTCTTCAAAGAGCGAAAGAAAATGGACTATTATCTAAGGTAGAAGACGAAATGAGGGATAGGGAAATCTATAATCTCATATTGTTGCCTGGTTTCTCTACCAAAGATAGTATAACAGAATTTTCTGGTAGGGGTGTGGGAATGGATGTCGTGACGAAAAACATTGAAACGATTGGTGGTTCTATATCCGTAGACAGTATAGAGGACAAAGGCACGATAATTACCTTAAAAATTCCCATCACTTTAGCAATCATAGATGGCATGAACATTAGAGTAGGTACTTCCAGGTACACCTTACCCATCATGAATATTAAGGAATCCTTTAGGCCAAAAGAGGAGGATATTATAAAAGACCCTGATGGCAATGAAATGATTATGATTCGAAGCCAATGTTATCCAATTCTTCGGCTTCATCAGATATATGGTCTAAAAACGGAAACGGAGAAGCTCACTGAAGGAATTTTGATTATGGTGGAGCAGGATGATAAAAGCGTATGTATTTTTGCAGATGAACTATTAGGTCAGCAGCAGGTGGTTGTCAAACCACTTCCTACCTACATAAAAAACATTAAAAAGATTGGAGGATTGGCGGGATGTACATTGCTAGGGGATGGGAACATTAGTTTGATTCTTGATATAGCAGGTCTTATTAACTTCAAGCGCAAAGGGAAGGATGAGAATAATTTTATAAAATGA
- a CDS encoding chemotaxis protein CheW, with product MAENLAQEIAEEDTQKDKFLTFSLGNEFYGIDIKYVIEIIGIQLITEIPQLPEYIKGIINLRGKIIPVMDVRLRFKKPFREYNDRTCIIVIDVKDISVGMIVDTVSEVLSISEENILQPPQLNGESNKYIRAIGKVDSEVKLILDCDELLSNEETENLASIQ from the coding sequence ATGGCAGAAAATTTAGCGCAGGAAATCGCAGAGGAGGATACCCAAAAGGATAAGTTTCTAACATTTTCTTTAGGAAATGAATTTTATGGAATCGATATAAAGTATGTTATTGAAATCATAGGAATACAACTGATAACAGAGATTCCACAGCTTCCTGAGTATATCAAGGGAATTATTAATCTAAGGGGCAAGATCATTCCCGTGATGGATGTAAGACTTCGATTTAAAAAACCCTTCCGAGAATACAATGATAGGACTTGCATTATCGTTATTGACGTTAAGGATATATCCGTAGGAATGATTGTTGATACTGTATCAGAAGTGCTTTCTATTTCTGAAGAGAATATTCTTCAGCCGCCCCAGTTAAATGGAGAGAGCAATAAATATATTAGAGCAATAGGGAAGGTAGATAGCGAAGTAAAGCTTATCTTGGACTGTGATGAACTTTTAAGCAATGAAGAAACAGAAAACCTAGCAAGTATTCAATAA